One window of Perca flavescens isolate YP-PL-M2 chromosome 15, PFLA_1.0, whole genome shotgun sequence genomic DNA carries:
- the LOC114570154 gene encoding zinc finger protein 316-like isoform X2, whose protein sequence is MLSDCLVERCFDRVCVDKNSLCDCVKMSKVQILRALVKQRLTAAAEEIFGLFERTIAEYEEERCRSKEENERQRKRLDADVQQLSVREEEVPPEQREWSSSLDQQHPEPPHIKEEQEELWISQEREQLQGLEEADITKFSFTPVLVKSEDDEEKPQPSQLHQRQTELMETEADGEDCGGPEPAKNSDPDRHPEPKTDDKTGDSSEPETDDSNEWKETREAQPGLNSLEKKAVHACDSRCSRPACQKPFSCSECGRRFGCKSHLKGHMMIHTGERPFSCSVCGKRFGRKTHLKGHMHSHTGHKPFSCSVCNKYFARNDYLRSHMRTHTGERPFSCSVCDQRFTWIHQLRNHQRVCCQSSQLHQRQTEQMETEADGEDCGGPEPARKSDPDRHPEPETDDKTGDLSLIGSEDQTETTSVRFKHSTK, encoded by the exons ATGCTAAGTGACTGTTTGGTGGAGAGGTGTTTTGACCGAGTTTGTGTGGACAAAAACagtttgtgtgattgtgtgaagATGTCTAAGGTCCAAATTCTGAGAGCGTTGGTGAAGCAGCGACTAACCgcggctgctgaagagatatttgggctgtttgaaagaacgatagcagagtacgaggaggaaCGGTGTCGGTCAAAAGAGGAGAACGAGCGACAACGGAAACGTCTGGACGCTG atgtcCAGCAGCTGTCGGTGAGGGaagaagaggttccccctgagcagcgGGAGTGGAGCTCCAGTCTGGACCAGCAGCACCCAGagcccccacacattaaagaggaacaggaggaactctgGATCAGTCAGGAgagagagcagcttcaagggctggaggaggctgatatcaccaagttctcattcactcctgtccttgtgaagagtgaagatgatgaagagaaacCTCAgccctcacagcttcatcaaagacaaactgaactgatggaaacagaagctgatggagaggactgtggaggaccagaaccagccaagAACTCAGATCCAGATAGACATCCAGAACCAAAAACTGATGAcaagactggagactcttctgaacctgagactgatgacagtaaTGAGTGGAAAGAGACCAGAGAAGCTCAGCCAGGTTTAAACTCTTTAGAAAAGAAAGCTGTTCATGCCTGTGATTCGAGATGCAGTAGGCCTGCTTGTcagaaaccatttagctgctctgagtgtgggagaAGATTTGGCTGCAAGTCCCATCTGAAGGGTCACATGAtgatccacacaggagagagacctttcagctgctcagtttgtgGTAAAAGATTTGGTCGCAAGACAC ATCTGAAGGGTCACATGCACTCTCATACAGGACataaacctttcagctgctcagtttgtaataAATATTTTGCACGGAATGATTATTTGCGGTCACACATGAGAacccacacaggagagagacctttcagctgcagtgtttgtgacCAAAGATTCACTTGGATTCATCAGCTCAGAAACCATCAGCGTGTCTGTtgtcagtcctcacagcttcatcagagacaaactgaacagatggaaacagaagctgatggagaggactgtggaggaccagaaccagccaggaaatCAGATCCAGATAGACATCCAGAACCAGAAACTGATGACAAGACTGGAGACCTGAGCCTGATAGGCAGTGAGGATCAGACGGAGACCACCTCAGTCAGGTTTAAACACTcaacaaaataa
- the LOC114570154 gene encoding zinc finger protein 436-like isoform X1 — MLSDCLVERCFDRVCVDKNSLCDCVKMSKVQILRALVKQRLTAAAEEIFGLFERTIAEYEEERCRSKEENERQRKRLDADVQQLSVREEEVPPEQREWSSSLDQQHPEPPHIKEEQEELWISQEREQLQGLEEADITKFSFTPVLVKSEDDEEKPQPSQLHQRQTELMETEADGEDCGGPEPAKNSDPDRHPEPKTDDKTGDSSEPETDDSNEWKETREAQPGLNSLEKKAVHACDSRCSRPACQKPFSCSECGRRFGCKSHLKGHMMIHTGERPFSCSVCGKRFGRKTHLKGHMMIHTGQKPFSCSVCNKSFARTNTLRLHMRTHTGERPFSCSVCDQRFTWLLQLRNHQRVCCQSSQLHQRQTEQMETEADGEDCGGPEPAKNSDPDRHPEPKTDDKTGDSSEPETDDSNEWKETREAQPGLNSLEKKAVHACDSRCSRPACQKPFSCSECGRRFGCKSHLKGHMMIHTGERPFSCSVCGKRFGRKTHLKGHMHSHTGHKPFSCSVCNKYFARNDYLRSHMRTHTGERPFSCSVCDQRFTWIHQLRNHQRVCCQSSQLHQRQTEQMETEADGEDCGGPEPARKSDPDRHPEPETDDKTGDLSLIGSEDQTETTSVRFKHSTK; from the exons ATGCTAAGTGACTGTTTGGTGGAGAGGTGTTTTGACCGAGTTTGTGTGGACAAAAACagtttgtgtgattgtgtgaagATGTCTAAGGTCCAAATTCTGAGAGCGTTGGTGAAGCAGCGACTAACCgcggctgctgaagagatatttgggctgtttgaaagaacgatagcagagtacgaggaggaaCGGTGTCGGTCAAAAGAGGAGAACGAGCGACAACGGAAACGTCTGGACGCTG atgtcCAGCAGCTGTCGGTGAGGGaagaagaggttccccctgagcagcgGGAGTGGAGCTCCAGTCTGGACCAGCAGCACCCAGagcccccacacattaaagaggaacaggaggaactctgGATCAGTCAGGAgagagagcagcttcaagggctggaggaggctgatatcaccaagttctcattcactcctgtccttgtgaagagtgaagatgatgaagagaaacCTCAgccctcacagcttcatcaaagacaaactgaactgatggaaacagaagctgatggagaggactgtggaggaccagaaccagccaagAACTCAGATCCAGATAGACATCCAGAACCAAAAACTGATGAcaagactggagactcttctgaacctgagactgatgacagtaaTGAGTGGAAAGAGACCAGAGAAGCTCAGCCAGGTTTAAACTCTTTAGAAAAGAAAGCTGTTCATGCCTGTGATTCGAGATGCAGTAGGCCTGCTTGTcagaaaccatttagctgctctgagtgtgggagaAGATTTGGCTGCAAGTCCCATCTGAAGGGTCACATGAtgatccacacaggagagagacctttcagctgctcagtttgtgGTAAAAGATTTGGTCGCAAGACACATCTGAAGGGTCACATGATGATCCATACAGGAcagaaacctttcagctgctcagtttgtaataAATCTTTTGCACGGACTAATACTTTGCGGTTGCACATGAGAacccacacaggagagagacctttcagctgcagtgtttgtgacCAAAGATTCACTTGGCTCCTTCAGCTCAGAAACCATCAGCGTGTCTGTtgtcagtcctcacagcttcatcagagacaaactgaacagatggaaacagaagctgatggag aggactgtggaggaccagaaccagccaagAACTCAGATCCAGATAGACATCCAGAACCAAAAACTGATGAcaagactggagactcttctgaacctgagactgatgacagtaaTGAGTGGAAAGAGACCAGAGAAGCTCAGCCAGGTTTAAACTCTTTAGAAAAGAAAGCTGTTCATGCCTGTGACTCGAGATGCAGTAGGCCTGCTTGTcagaaaccatttagctgctctgagtgtgggagaAGATTTGGCTGCAAGTCCCATCTGAAGGGTCACATGAtgatccacacaggagagagacctttcagctgctcagtttgtgGTAAAAGATTTGGTCGCAAGACACATCTGAAGGGTCACATGCACTCTCATACAGGACataaacctttcagctgctcagtttgtaataAATATTTTGCACGGAATGATTATTTGCGGTCACACATGAGAacccacacaggagagagacctttcagctgcagtgtttgtgacCAAAGATTCACTTGGATTCATCAGCTCAGAAACCATCAGCGTGTCTGTtgtcagtcctcacagcttcatcagagacaaactgaacagatggaaacagaagctgatggagaggactgtggaggaccagaaccagccaggaaatCAGATCCAGATAGACATCCAGAACCAGAAACTGATGACAAGACTGGAGACCTGAGCCTGATAGGCAGTGAGGATCAGACGGAGACCACCTCAGTCAGGTTTAAACACTcaacaaaataa